The Tumebacillus amylolyticus DNA segment AGGCCTCGTCTTTGAACCTGTCATCATCGTCGAGTAACAAAAACAAACGCGTGAAAAAACCGGAGATCTACTTCTCCGGTTTTTTTGCAATCGATTCGTCTTCAAGGCGGCGATTCTGCATGTAACCATACCGTGGTTGTAGTAGGGACCTGAGCAGTTACGGAATAACGGGTCTACTTATGGTAATCCTATAAACAACCAAAAACAGGAGGAGTTTCCATGCAAATTGGGGAAGAGCTGCTTCGGACTGCGATCGCCTATCTTGTGATGCTCGTCCTGTGCCGTATCATGGGCAAAAAACAGGTGAGCCAGATGACCTTTTTCAATTACGTCGCCGGGATCACATTCGGTGCGATCGCGGCTTCTCTCGTCATCGACACTTCCAAAGACCTTGGGTTGGGCATACTCAGTTTGGTGGAGTGGAGCGTGCTGACCATTCTGATGGGAATTGTGTCGCTTCAATCGCCGAGACTGCGGAAGGTGATTGACGGACAGCCCACGATCATGATTCGCAATGGAAAAATTCTCGACACAGCGATGAAAGAGTCACGCCTGAACATGGACGACCTTACCATGCTCTTGCGAAAGAAAAACGTATTTTCGATCATGGACGTGGACTACGCGATCTTGGAGCCGGACGGCGCGCTGTCCGTGCTCAAAAAACAACATGCCCAAGCCGCCACTAAAAAGGACGTATACGCCAAACCGTCCCCCACCCACTACCTGCCGACCGAAATCATTTCGGACGGCCGCGTGGTGCAACGCAACCTGCAAGAGCTGAATCTCAGTCGAGACTGGCTGGAGCAACAGTTGCGGCAACTGGGAGTTTCAGATGTGAAAAAGGTGTTCTACGCGGAGATTCAAGCGGATGGTTCGCTGCATGTGGATGAATTTCAGGAGCGGGTGCATTGAACCGGAAGCTTACTGCACAAAAATGTGCGGTAAGCCGGACAAAAAGTGATAGATAAAACACGCTGACCCTTAGGCGTGTTTTTTCTTTTTCAAGGACATCGTGAATCAGTATCGGTGGGTGGGGCAAGTTGTTTTTTGTCAATCAAGACTTTTTACATAGGGTGGTTCAATCAACTTTGGTATACTGATAGAAGTCAGATTGATTATTGTTTCGGAGGGATCGACCAATGAAGGTTTGCGGTATAGAACTAAAAGGCTCTGAAGCCATTGTAGTCAGCCTAGAAGGAACCAAGGGTGAATTCACCAGACTTGCACCAACAACGAAGAAAATAGCCCTCTCAGACAATAAAACGCAAGAAAGCGCACAATCCTTCCTCCAAACCATCCAACAATACCTCCGAGATGCCGGCATCGAAGCAGTCGGAATCAAAGAACGAGCAACCACCGGAGAGTTCGGCGGCGGGGCGATGACCTTTAAACTCGAAGGTCTGATCCAGAGCCTGGATCTCCCCGTACAACTGTTCCACCCTTCAACGTTAGCAGCTACGATGCGCCGTACCCCGGTCAGCATCGAAGATCAAAAACTGCACAAGTACCAAACGGATGCTTTCAAAGTCGCCTACCACTTGTTAGGCGAGTAGGCACTCCTATCTCCAATCTAAAAAAGCGAGCCGACGTCCCACGACGTCCGCTCGCTTTTTCCATCACAACAACGTGTTCCACTCTCGCTTTTTCCCACCTGTCACGCCTTCCACTGATACACGACCCCCGGCGTCTCTTCCTTCTCCGGATGCAGCAACTCGCCAAGCGGGGGCAGTCCCTCGGGGAACGTGGCCTCTCCCGGACGACCCGGCACCACAAAAAACGGCGTCCCCAGCGACACATACGGATACAGCGTCTCGATGTCCACATTGCGCATCCGCAAGCACCCCTTGGTCACATCTCCCTGCCCGATGAGCTCCAACTGGTTCGTCCCGTGAATGGCGTACCCTTCCTGCAACTCCATCCCGCGCGTGCCCCACGGGCCCTTGCCGCCGTTTGGATTCACAACTCGGCGCGACACGTACGATTTCGTAAACGGCATCGGCGGACCGGAAGCGACAGGGTAGAGCGTGAGAATCTCCTCCCCGCGCACCAACGCCAAGAGATTCGCCTCCGGATAATAATGCAACTCAAGTCCCACATCCTCCAACCCACAAGGACACTGCGTCGCCGTCAAGAGATCGGGCGACAACTCGCTGAGCACGTTCACCGGCTGTGGACGCATCAAGTCCCCGTATCCGTTGAGATCACGTCCGTACAACTCCGTAAACCGCTGACGCCCATTCTCCACCACCAACTTCGGCAAATCGCTCGGCTTTGTGTGCGACACCGAAAACATCTCATACAGCCGATCCATCCCCACAGACAGCGTCAACAAATGAAACAACACCAAAAACAGCATCGTCCCCGCCCAAAAACGCTTCCGCTTCTCCCGAGAGCGTTTTTTCAAAAAAGGGGGCTCCGCTGTCTGCCCATTCCTCTCTCTATCATCCGACCCGGAAAACGTCCGTTGCTTCAACCGAATGATCGAAGCCAAATGACCTTCCTGCGCCGCCAAACTGTACTGCTCCTGCGCCTCCCGCAATTTCCCCAGAGATTCCAAAAAACTTCCGTACTGGTAGCGCATCTCCGCATCGCGGGGGTGTTTTTTCAAATGATCCCGGTAGTCGGGCTGTTGCACGAGGGTGCCCCCCTCACGTCTGTGGTGGTCTGAACGAACAATCTTATAAGGAAGATATCGGTTTTTGGCATGCTTTCCCACATAGGTCTTCAGACTCATTTTCCACCGCTTGACAGGGAATGGATGAACCAAGTACAGTTAAAAAAAGTAGACATGTAGACCACTACACATAGATCGTAAAAAAGGGGACCCAGGGCTCCCTTTTTTCATTTGGTAAAGAGGTGTATCGATGAAAGTTTCCGTCTGGATCACCTGCCTCTCCGACGCCGTATACCCGCGTGTCGGGGAAGCGATGGCGAAGGTGTTGCACCGCTACGGGGTGCTCTTGCATTTTCCGGAAGTGCAGACTTGCTGCGGACAGCCGGCGTTCAACAGCGGCTATTGGGAACCTGCGCGTGTTGCTGCAAACACGATTCTCGAGGCTTTCGCAGACAGTGATTTCGTCGTCGTGCCGTCGGGATCGTGTGCGGGAATGGTTCACCACTTTTATGAAAAACTGTTCGCGGGCGATGACCAACTCGTCGCCCAAGCCCGCGCGTTGAAGGAAAAAACGTACGAGTTCTCCCAGTTCCTCGTCCACGTTCTGGGCGTCACCGATCTTGGCGGTGTATATCCTGCGCGGGTCACCTACCATCCGTCCTGCCACGCCACGCGTTTGCTTGGCATCGACGAAGAGCCTCTGACCCTCTTAAAAAATGTCCATCACCTCGACCTTGTGCCTCTGCCGTTTGCCGAGGACTGCTGCGGATTCGGCGGGACGTTTGCGGTCAAGATGTCTGACATCTCGGCGGCGATGGTCGAGGAGAAAACGGAACACATCTTGGAAACGCAAGCAGAAGTCTTGGTCGGGCTCGACATGGGCTGTCTGATGAACATCGGGGGCCGCTTGTCGTATGAAGGCAAGCGGGTACGAGTCCTGCATCTCGCAGAACTGCTCTGTGAAGCTGTCGGGTTGGCCGACGCGAGAGGAGAGTTGACGAGATGAGCGGCTTCAACCCGACGATACCCCTTCGCGAACGCGTGCAAGTCGCGCTCAACGACGAGTTCTTGCGGAACGCCGTCAAGTTCACCACGACCAAACTCCGCACGCAAAAAGCGGCCGCCACCGAAGAGCTCGGCCGCTGGGAGGACTGGCGGGAGCGGGCCCGGGCGATTCGCCTGCACACGATTGCAAATCTCGACTATTACTTAGAACTTTTCATTGAAAACGCCCGCCGTCACGGTACACACATCCACTTCGCCGCCACGGCAGACGAAGCGGTTGAGATCGCGATGCAAATCGCCAAAGCAAGCGACGCGCAATCGGTCGTCAAGTCGAAGTCGATGGTCTCAGAGGAAATTCACCTGAACGAAGCTCTTGAACAACACGGCATCGAAACCGTAGAGACCGATCTCGGCGAATACATCATCCAACTGGCGGACGAAACGCCGTCGCACATCATCATCCCGGCGATTCACAAAAACAAACAGCAGGTCGCAGACCTTTTTTCCCAAGAGGCGGGCATGACCTTGCCGCCCGACACGGAGGTGCTGGCGGGATTTGCTCGTCGCAAATTGCGGGAGAAGTTTCTTGAAGCGGACATCGGCGTGACGGGGTGCAACTTTGCAGTGGCCGAAACGGGGTCGATGGTGCTGTTCTCCAACGAAGGCAACGCCCGGATGGTTTCCACGTTGCCAAAGACCCAGATCACGTTCATGGGCATGGAGCGCATCGTGCCGTCGCTTGAGGATCTGGAAGTGATGGCGACGATGCTCCCGCGCTCTGCAACCGGGCAGAAGTTGACCGTCTACATGTCGGTTATCACCGGACCGCGCCGCACGCAGGACTCGGACGGGCCGGACGATCTGCACATCATCCTCGTGGACAACGGGCGCTCGAAACAACTGGGCGACCCGGAGTTTCAAGAGGTGCTGAACTGCATCCGATGCGGCGCTTGTTTGAATGTCTGCCCGGTGTACCGCCACGTCGGCGGGCATTCGTACGGCTGGGTCTACAGCGGCCCGATCGGGGCGGTGCTGACCCCGCGCTTGCAAGACGATCAGGAAAAATGGGGCGAAGTTGCGTACGCTTCGACGCTCTGCGGAGCTTGTTACGACGCGTGCCCTGTCAAAATTCCACTGCACGACATGCTGGTTCACATCCGCCGTCAGTACGTGGAAGCCGGGTACACGCCGAAAACCGAGCAACTCGCGATGCAGGCGTTCGGGTACGCGACGGGCGATCACAAGCGGTTTCGACGTTTGATTCGACTGGGCGTCACCGGGCAGAAATTTTTCGTGCGAAACGGCAAGATCAAAGCGAAGATCGGACCCCTCAAAGGCTGGACC contains these protein-coding regions:
- a CDS encoding DUF421 domain-containing protein: MQIGEELLRTAIAYLVMLVLCRIMGKKQVSQMTFFNYVAGITFGAIAASLVIDTSKDLGLGILSLVEWSVLTILMGIVSLQSPRLRKVIDGQPTIMIRNGKILDTAMKESRLNMDDLTMLLRKKNVFSIMDVDYAILEPDGALSVLKKQHAQAATKKDVYAKPSPTHYLPTEIISDGRVVQRNLQELNLSRDWLEQQLRQLGVSDVKKVFYAEIQADGSLHVDEFQERVH
- a CDS encoding DUF3010 family protein, with amino-acid sequence MKVCGIELKGSEAIVVSLEGTKGEFTRLAPTTKKIALSDNKTQESAQSFLQTIQQYLRDAGIEAVGIKERATTGEFGGGAMTFKLEGLIQSLDLPVQLFHPSTLAATMRRTPVSIEDQKLHKYQTDAFKVAYHLLGE
- a CDS encoding L,D-transpeptidase family protein, producing the protein MQQPDYRDHLKKHPRDAEMRYQYGSFLESLGKLREAQEQYSLAAQEGHLASIIRLKQRTFSGSDDRERNGQTAEPPFLKKRSREKRKRFWAGTMLFLVLFHLLTLSVGMDRLYEMFSVSHTKPSDLPKLVVENGRQRFTELYGRDLNGYGDLMRPQPVNVLSELSPDLLTATQCPCGLEDVGLELHYYPEANLLALVRGEEILTLYPVASGPPMPFTKSYVSRRVVNPNGGKGPWGTRGMELQEGYAIHGTNQLELIGQGDVTKGCLRMRNVDIETLYPYVSLGTPFFVVPGRPGEATFPEGLPPLGELLHPEKEETPGVVYQWKA
- a CDS encoding (Fe-S)-binding protein; this encodes MKVSVWITCLSDAVYPRVGEAMAKVLHRYGVLLHFPEVQTCCGQPAFNSGYWEPARVAANTILEAFADSDFVVVPSGSCAGMVHHFYEKLFAGDDQLVAQARALKEKTYEFSQFLVHVLGVTDLGGVYPARVTYHPSCHATRLLGIDEEPLTLLKNVHHLDLVPLPFAEDCCGFGGTFAVKMSDISAAMVEEKTEHILETQAEVLVGLDMGCLMNIGGRLSYEGKRVRVLHLAELLCEAVGLADARGELTR
- a CDS encoding LutB/LldF family L-lactate oxidation iron-sulfur protein yields the protein MSGFNPTIPLRERVQVALNDEFLRNAVKFTTTKLRTQKAAATEELGRWEDWRERARAIRLHTIANLDYYLELFIENARRHGTHIHFAATADEAVEIAMQIAKASDAQSVVKSKSMVSEEIHLNEALEQHGIETVETDLGEYIIQLADETPSHIIIPAIHKNKQQVADLFSQEAGMTLPPDTEVLAGFARRKLREKFLEADIGVTGCNFAVAETGSMVLFSNEGNARMVSTLPKTQITFMGMERIVPSLEDLEVMATMLPRSATGQKLTVYMSVITGPRRTQDSDGPDDLHIILVDNGRSKQLGDPEFQEVLNCIRCGACLNVCPVYRHVGGHSYGWVYSGPIGAVLTPRLQDDQEKWGEVAYASTLCGACYDACPVKIPLHDMLVHIRRQYVEAGYTPKTEQLAMQAFGYATGDHKRFRRLIRLGVTGQKFFVRNGKIKAKIGPLKGWTAHRHAPALAEVSFRDSWKALERELNGHPVEMEPSMRDRMTEILKKRRTSDDEQA